One segment of Geomonas ferrireducens DNA contains the following:
- a CDS encoding type II toxin-antitoxin system RelE/ParE family toxin → MAGRYFLRQKAKEDLMEIGRYTSKTWGRKQRDAYLAALYKCFEKLAAGGLHVQDCSHILPEYKRYHCQRHLIFFKDTVDGDVDIIRVLHQAMHVKDRLLGR, encoded by the coding sequence GTGGCAGGCAGATATTTCCTGAGGCAAAAGGCAAAGGAAGACCTCATGGAGATAGGCCGATACACGTCTAAGACATGGGGGCGAAAGCAAAGAGACGCCTACCTGGCGGCGTTATACAAGTGCTTTGAGAAGCTGGCCGCTGGTGGGCTGCACGTGCAGGACTGCTCACATATTTTGCCCGAATATAAGCGGTATCACTGCCAACGGCATCTGATCTTTTTTAAGGACACCGTCGACGGAGACGTTGATATCATCCGTGTCTTGCACCAAGCGATGCATGTCAAGGATCGCCTTCTCGGCCGCTGA
- a CDS encoding sigma-54-dependent transcriptional regulator produces MTDTILIVDDEEGIRSSLAGILEDEGYRTVCAADGVEALAMCNKELPGLVLLDIWMPRMDGIETLKRLKELHPGLNVIMMSGHGTIETAVKSTKLGAYDFIEKPLSLEKVVVTVENALAMTRLKEENAALRGQVQQGHEMIGTSAPMQQLADQIRLVAPTNASVLITGENGTGKELVARSVHYHSQRRDKPFIEINCAAIPEELIESELFGHERGAFTGAVAQKKGKFDLADGGTLFLDEIGDMSLKTQAKVLRILQEKKFERVGGTRTMEVDVRIVAATNKLLEEEIKNGTFREDLYYRLNVVPFKVPPLRERREDIPLLAGYFLEAFCDQEGRERKRIVPEAMDALKRYDWPGNVRELKNIVERLVIMTPGGTITLNHLPDYLNTAAEREAGAGKLDSVLELSSLREAREEFEREFIIQKLEENDWNVSKTAEAIELERSNLHRKIKSYGIDMKK; encoded by the coding sequence ATGACCGACACCATTCTGATAGTGGACGACGAGGAGGGAATCCGCTCCTCGCTCGCCGGGATCCTCGAGGACGAAGGGTACCGCACCGTGTGCGCCGCGGACGGCGTCGAGGCGCTCGCCATGTGCAACAAGGAGCTCCCGGGGCTCGTGCTCCTCGACATCTGGATGCCCAGGATGGACGGCATCGAGACGCTCAAGCGCCTGAAGGAGCTGCATCCGGGGCTGAACGTCATCATGATGAGCGGTCACGGCACCATCGAGACCGCGGTCAAGTCCACGAAACTCGGTGCCTACGATTTCATCGAGAAGCCGCTCTCCCTGGAGAAGGTGGTGGTCACGGTGGAAAACGCCCTCGCCATGACGCGCCTGAAGGAAGAGAACGCGGCGCTTCGGGGCCAGGTGCAGCAGGGACACGAGATGATCGGAACCTCGGCCCCCATGCAGCAACTGGCCGACCAGATCCGCTTGGTCGCCCCCACCAACGCCTCGGTCCTCATCACCGGCGAGAACGGCACCGGCAAGGAGCTCGTGGCCCGCTCGGTGCACTATCACAGCCAGCGCCGCGACAAGCCCTTCATCGAGATAAACTGCGCCGCCATCCCAGAGGAACTCATCGAGAGCGAGCTCTTCGGTCACGAGCGGGGCGCCTTTACCGGTGCCGTCGCGCAGAAGAAGGGGAAGTTTGACCTGGCCGACGGCGGGACCCTTTTCCTGGACGAGATCGGCGACATGTCGCTCAAGACCCAGGCGAAGGTGCTGCGCATCCTGCAGGAGAAGAAGTTCGAAAGGGTAGGGGGGACGCGGACCATGGAGGTCGACGTCCGCATCGTGGCCGCCACCAACAAGCTCCTCGAGGAGGAGATCAAAAACGGCACCTTCCGCGAGGACCTCTACTACCGCCTCAACGTGGTCCCCTTCAAAGTGCCCCCCCTGCGCGAGCGTCGCGAGGACATCCCGCTCCTGGCCGGCTACTTTCTGGAGGCGTTCTGCGATCAGGAGGGGAGGGAGAGAAAGCGCATCGTCCCCGAGGCGATGGATGCACTCAAGCGCTACGACTGGCCCGGTAACGTCCGGGAGTTGAAGAACATCGTCGAGCGCCTGGTGATCATGACCCCCGGCGGCACCATTACGCTGAACCACCTCCCCGACTACCTGAACACCGCGGCCGAGCGCGAGGCGGGCGCGGGGAAACTCGACAGCGTGCTGGAGCTTTCCAGTTTAAGGGAGGCGCGCGAGGAGTTCGAGCGCGAGTTCATCATCCAGAAGCTCGAGGAGAACGACTGGAACGTCTCCAAGACCGCCGAAGCGATCGAACTGGAGCGGAGCAACCTGCACAGAAAGATCAAGAGCTACGGCATCGACATGAAGAAATAG
- a CDS encoding type II toxin-antitoxin system ParD family antitoxin has product MAKNTSITLGEHFEDFINEQIREGNFSSVSETVRAGLRLLEENDVKLKLLRKALQEGEASERVACSLDQLLAELNAEEA; this is encoded by the coding sequence ATGGCTAAGAACACCAGCATAACGCTCGGAGAGCACTTCGAAGATTTCATCAACGAGCAGATCCGTGAAGGTAACTTCAGTTCGGTAAGTGAAACCGTCCGCGCGGGATTGCGCCTTCTTGAGGAAAACGACGTGAAGCTCAAACTCCTGCGCAAGGCACTGCAGGAAGGCGAGGCGAGTGAAAGGGTGGCATGTTCACTTGACCAGCTCCTTGCCGAGTTGAATGCGGAAGAGGCCTAA
- a CDS encoding pyridoxal phosphate-dependent aminotransferase: MPVADKIAGFIAKSSWIRKMFEEGEKLRKEFGADQVYDFTLGNPDVEPPAAFQDEFAKLAKDPVPGMHRYMNNAGYQETRDAVARMLAAASELPVQGSQVVMTCGAGGALNVVLKTILNQGDEVILLTPFFVEYRFYIDNHGGVPVEVWTDRETFQLDVPAIAAAVTHKTRAIIICSPNNPTGVIYPAESLKALGDMVAAKEKELNRQILVISDEPYARIAYDGKNVPNIFRYVQNSVIVTSHSKDLALPGERIGYLAASPNMKNVEQFMEGAVFSNRVLGFVNAPALMQRLVAGLQHVSVDIDAYRVKRDLLYDSLTAMGFSMVKPDGAFYLFPKSPLADDVEFVKMAQKHRILLVPGAGFGAPGFFRIAYCVDKGMIERSLPAWRNLAREAGLSG; this comes from the coding sequence ATGCCTGTTGCCGACAAGATAGCCGGTTTCATTGCGAAATCGTCGTGGATCAGGAAGATGTTCGAGGAAGGGGAGAAGCTCAGAAAGGAATTCGGCGCCGACCAGGTGTACGACTTCACCCTGGGGAACCCCGACGTCGAGCCCCCCGCGGCGTTCCAGGACGAGTTCGCAAAACTCGCCAAGGACCCGGTTCCGGGCATGCACCGTTACATGAACAACGCCGGGTATCAGGAGACCAGAGACGCCGTGGCCCGCATGTTGGCCGCGGCAAGCGAGCTCCCGGTCCAAGGCAGCCAGGTGGTGATGACCTGCGGTGCCGGCGGCGCGCTCAACGTGGTGCTGAAGACGATCCTCAACCAGGGGGACGAGGTGATCCTCCTGACGCCGTTCTTCGTCGAGTACCGCTTCTACATCGACAACCACGGCGGCGTCCCGGTCGAGGTCTGGACCGACCGCGAGACCTTCCAGCTCGATGTCCCGGCCATCGCCGCCGCGGTCACCCATAAGACCCGCGCCATAATCATCTGCTCCCCGAACAACCCGACCGGCGTCATCTACCCGGCGGAAAGCCTCAAGGCCCTGGGCGACATGGTGGCGGCAAAGGAGAAGGAGCTTAACCGGCAGATCCTGGTCATCTCCGACGAACCGTACGCCCGCATCGCCTACGACGGCAAGAACGTCCCGAACATCTTCCGTTACGTGCAGAACTCGGTCATCGTCACTTCGCACTCCAAGGACCTCGCCCTTCCCGGCGAGCGCATAGGCTACTTAGCTGCGAGCCCGAACATGAAGAACGTGGAGCAGTTCATGGAGGGGGCGGTCTTCTCCAACCGCGTGCTCGGCTTCGTGAACGCGCCCGCCCTCATGCAGCGCCTGGTGGCGGGGCTGCAGCACGTCTCCGTGGACATCGACGCCTACCGCGTGAAGCGCGACCTCCTCTACGATTCGCTCACCGCCATGGGCTTCTCCATGGTTAAGCCCGACGGTGCCTTCTACCTCTTCCCGAAGTCGCCCCTGGCCGATGACGTCGAGTTCGTCAAGATGGCCCAGAAGCACCGCATCCTCCTCGTCCCCGGGGCGGGCTTCGGCGCACCGGGCTTTTTCCGCATCGCCTACTGCGTGGACAAGGGGATGATCGAGAGGAGCCTCCCCGCCTGGAGGAACCTCGCCCGCGAAGCGGGGCTTTCCGGCTAG
- a CDS encoding hemolysin family protein yields the protein MDTVFVELLVIAVLILLNGFFSCAEFAIVSIRKSRVAQLVSMGNQRAALIESLQKDPHRLLAIVQIGVTVVGSTASAVGGVIAVDYIRPVFLMSPFAMVRNAAEPLSIGLVVSAISYLSLILGELVPKTIGLQYAEQVALRVAQPINLLARVAGVLVSVLSFSTKATLALFGLKSEGEAFVTREEVQHIVAEGHESGIFSETEHTFIDNLFDFTHTAVREVMVPRTRIVAFDLNQSNEEILNGVLDNMYSRYPVYLGSIEETVGFIHGKDLLGRMVREPDFDIRSIVRPPVFVPEGKKVSDLLKEMQKTRVHMAFVVDEYGSISGIVTTEDLLEELVGEIEDEHDVGEPSRVQVMADGSYLVDAFISVSDLEDLLEIDLGEDLPYDTLAGLILDRIGRFPEQGEKVAFGEYLLTCEEVTRTGITQVRIVKREEEKVTEPE from the coding sequence TTGGACACCGTCTTCGTCGAACTGCTGGTCATAGCCGTCCTCATACTGCTGAACGGATTTTTCTCCTGCGCTGAATTCGCCATCGTCTCCATAAGAAAAAGCCGCGTTGCGCAACTGGTCTCCATGGGGAACCAGCGCGCCGCACTGATCGAGTCGCTGCAAAAGGACCCGCACCGACTGCTCGCCATCGTGCAGATCGGCGTCACCGTCGTCGGCTCGACCGCTTCCGCGGTGGGCGGTGTCATCGCGGTCGATTACATCCGTCCCGTGTTTCTCATGTCCCCCTTCGCGATGGTCAGAAACGCCGCTGAGCCGCTCTCCATCGGCCTGGTGGTAAGCGCCATCTCCTACCTCTCCCTCATCCTCGGGGAACTGGTCCCGAAGACCATCGGGCTTCAGTACGCGGAACAGGTGGCGCTGCGCGTGGCGCAACCGATCAACCTCCTCGCCCGCGTAGCCGGCGTCCTGGTCTCGGTGCTCAGCTTCTCCACCAAGGCGACGCTTGCCCTGTTCGGGCTGAAGAGCGAGGGGGAGGCCTTCGTCACCCGGGAGGAGGTGCAGCATATCGTCGCCGAGGGACACGAGAGCGGCATCTTCAGCGAAACCGAGCACACCTTCATCGACAACCTCTTCGATTTCACACACACCGCCGTGCGGGAGGTCATGGTGCCGCGTACCCGCATCGTCGCCTTCGACCTGAACCAGTCCAACGAGGAGATCCTGAACGGGGTGCTGGACAACATGTACTCGCGCTACCCGGTCTACCTAGGGAGCATCGAGGAGACGGTGGGGTTCATCCACGGCAAGGACCTCCTGGGGCGCATGGTGCGCGAGCCGGACTTCGACATCCGCTCCATCGTCCGTCCCCCCGTCTTCGTTCCGGAAGGAAAGAAGGTGAGCGACCTTCTAAAGGAGATGCAGAAGACCCGCGTGCATATGGCGTTCGTGGTGGACGAGTACGGCAGTATCAGCGGCATCGTCACCACCGAGGATCTGCTCGAGGAGCTGGTTGGGGAGATCGAGGACGAGCATGATGTCGGGGAGCCTAGCCGGGTGCAGGTGATGGCGGACGGGAGCTATCTGGTCGATGCCTTCATCTCGGTCTCCGATCTGGAGGACCTGCTGGAGATCGACCTGGGTGAGGACCTTCCCTACGACACCCTGGCCGGGCTCATCCTGGACCGGATCGGTCGTTTCCCCGAACAGGGGGAGAAAGTGGCGTTCGGCGAGTATCTGCTCACCTGCGAGGAAGTGACCCGGACCGGTATCACCCAGGTCCGGATCGTGAAGCGGGAGGAGGAGAAAGTAACAGAACCGGAGTGA
- a CDS encoding FxsA family protein, with protein sequence MFFRLFLIFLIVPVIEIYLIIKVGQVIGGVATVSILLAMSLLGAWLIRHQGGRVLGQIRDELAQGRLPAAQLLDGALIFIGGVLLTTPGFFTDFLGIFFLIPATRRVIKMWLGLWLQAKIARGGFVVRRHF encoded by the coding sequence ATGTTCTTCAGACTATTTCTCATCTTCCTCATCGTCCCGGTCATCGAGATCTACCTCATCATAAAGGTGGGGCAGGTCATCGGCGGCGTCGCCACCGTCTCGATCCTCCTTGCCATGAGCCTTCTGGGCGCCTGGCTCATACGCCACCAGGGAGGGCGGGTGCTCGGCCAGATCCGCGACGAGCTGGCCCAGGGGCGGCTTCCCGCGGCGCAGCTTTTAGACGGCGCCCTTATCTTCATCGGCGGCGTGCTCCTCACCACGCCCGGCTTTTTCACCGACTTTCTCGGCATCTTCTTCCTCATCCCCGCTACCAGGCGCGTCATCAAGATGTGGCTCGGTCTCTGGCTGCAGGCGAAAATTGCCCGCGGCGGCTTCGTGGTGCGCCGGCACTTCTGA
- a CDS encoding methionine adenosyltransferase, with product MLVVEEFRGTKVTEQRVEMVERKGTGHPDQICDCIMDAISVALSQAYLAEFGVILHHNIDKGLLAAGRVEKRFGGGEVLEPMELTIGDRATFTVAGREIPVRDIALDAAKGWIRGNLRHVDPERHLAYRFKLAPGSQELTDIFARPGAVRGANDTSAAVGYYPLSPTECAVLSLERELNGERFKHLFPETGEDVKVMGLRYGDELELTVAMPLLAAKVNSEREYFERKEAVAAEMRCFLEATCTGFARVRVYYNTLDQAGRGLGGVYLSLLGTSAEDADSGQVGRGNRVNGVIPIGRPIGTEAAAGKNPVSHVGKIYNLLSHKMARSICKSVPGVQGANVMLLSRIGAPVDEPQMADAQLVMEPGGEVAQVEEAVREVMRREFASINDFCLALARGEYRVC from the coding sequence ATGCTGGTCGTTGAGGAGTTTCGCGGCACTAAAGTTACCGAGCAGCGGGTCGAAATGGTGGAGCGCAAGGGGACCGGGCACCCGGACCAGATCTGCGACTGCATCATGGACGCCATCTCGGTCGCCCTTTCCCAGGCCTACCTCGCCGAGTTCGGCGTCATCCTGCACCACAACATCGACAAGGGGCTCCTCGCGGCCGGGCGCGTCGAGAAGCGTTTTGGCGGCGGTGAGGTGCTGGAGCCCATGGAACTCACCATCGGCGACCGCGCTACCTTTACGGTTGCCGGCAGGGAGATCCCGGTACGCGACATCGCCCTCGATGCGGCTAAAGGGTGGATCAGGGGGAACCTGCGCCACGTCGACCCGGAACGGCACCTGGCCTACCGCTTCAAGCTCGCCCCCGGCTCCCAAGAGCTGACCGACATCTTCGCACGCCCCGGAGCGGTGAGGGGGGCGAACGACACCTCCGCCGCGGTAGGCTACTATCCCTTGAGCCCCACCGAGTGCGCCGTCCTTTCCCTGGAACGGGAGCTGAACGGCGAGCGCTTCAAGCACCTCTTCCCGGAGACCGGCGAGGACGTGAAGGTGATGGGGCTTCGCTACGGTGACGAACTGGAGCTGACCGTCGCGATGCCCCTGCTCGCGGCAAAGGTGAACTCCGAGCGGGAATACTTCGAGAGGAAAGAGGCCGTCGCGGCAGAGATGCGGTGCTTTTTGGAGGCGACCTGTACCGGCTTCGCCCGGGTGCGGGTCTACTACAACACCCTGGATCAGGCGGGGCGGGGACTTGGGGGCGTCTACCTCTCGCTTCTCGGTACCTCGGCCGAGGACGCGGATTCCGGACAGGTCGGGCGCGGCAACCGGGTGAACGGCGTCATCCCGATCGGGCGTCCCATCGGCACCGAGGCCGCGGCCGGTAAGAACCCGGTAAGCCACGTCGGCAAGATCTACAACCTCCTGTCGCACAAGATGGCCCGCTCCATCTGCAAGTCGGTCCCCGGGGTGCAGGGTGCGAACGTCATGCTCCTGAGCAGGATCGGCGCGCCGGTGGACGAGCCGCAGATGGCCGACGCCCAACTCGTCATGGAGCCGGGGGGGGAGGTCGCCCAGGTTGAAGAGGCGGTGCGGGAGGTCATGCGGCGTGAGTTCGCCTCGATTAACGACTTCTGTCTCGCCCTTGCCAGGGGAGAGTACCGGGTCTGCTGA
- a CDS encoding chemotaxis protein CheX, with product MGLDAAVLSDANTTEEAVRKTIADITRGVFSTMVMLDVVDEPPLDEPVLNFHETVTSMVGLAGSHTGILAIHCPKRLALQVTSNMLGMDITEVDDDVNDAMGEIANMVGGDVKHIFSPGGADINLSIPTVIYGNDYALESVSSAESLVMPFICGDDRFLLSFKIGK from the coding sequence ATGGGGCTTGATGCCGCGGTCTTGAGCGATGCCAATACCACCGAAGAAGCGGTCCGGAAGACCATAGCCGATATAACCCGCGGGGTGTTCTCCACGATGGTCATGCTCGACGTGGTAGACGAACCCCCTCTGGACGAGCCGGTGCTCAACTTCCACGAGACGGTCACCAGTATGGTCGGCCTCGCCGGGAGCCATACCGGGATCCTCGCAATACACTGCCCGAAGCGGCTGGCGCTCCAGGTCACCTCGAACATGCTCGGAATGGATATCACCGAGGTGGATGACGATGTGAACGACGCCATGGGAGAGATCGCCAACATGGTCGGCGGGGACGTGAAGCACATCTTCTCCCCCGGCGGGGCGGACATCAACCTCTCCATCCCAACCGTCATCTACGGCAACGACTACGCCCTTGAGAGCGTCTCCAGTGCCGAGTCCCTCGTGATGCCCTTCATCTGCGGCGACGATCGTTTCCTGCTTTCCTTCAAGATCGGCAAGTAG
- a CDS encoding TerC family protein — protein sequence MTNNEMMWIAFAVIMTVMFVLDLFVFNRKSHEIKFREALTWTVVWIGLAMLFNAGVWYVLGSAKALEFFTGYIIEESLSVDNLFVFIMIFSYFKVPRALQPKILKWGIIGALVMRGIFIMVGIGLIERFHWMVYVFGVVLIYTGFKMAFGGDEEVHPENNPMVRLVRRFVPITKRARGDRFFIKRRGIWAATPLFLTLVVVESSDVIFAVDSIPAVLAVTHDPFIVYSSNIFAIMGLRSLYYLLAHVMEMFTHLKLGVSVILAFVGAKMLLSNVVEIPLVLSLGVIIGALTISILTSVLLTKKQHR from the coding sequence TTGACAAACAATGAGATGATGTGGATCGCCTTCGCGGTGATCATGACGGTGATGTTCGTTCTGGACCTCTTCGTCTTCAACCGGAAGAGCCATGAGATCAAGTTTAGGGAGGCGCTCACCTGGACCGTGGTCTGGATCGGGCTCGCCATGCTCTTCAACGCCGGGGTGTGGTACGTCCTTGGATCGGCAAAGGCTCTGGAGTTCTTCACCGGTTACATCATCGAGGAATCGCTCTCCGTCGACAACCTCTTCGTCTTCATCATGATCTTCTCCTACTTCAAGGTCCCGCGGGCGCTGCAGCCCAAGATACTGAAGTGGGGGATCATAGGCGCCCTGGTGATGCGCGGCATCTTCATCATGGTGGGGATCGGACTGATCGAGCGCTTCCACTGGATGGTGTACGTCTTCGGCGTCGTCCTGATCTACACCGGGTTCAAAATGGCCTTCGGCGGCGACGAGGAGGTGCACCCGGAGAACAACCCGATGGTACGCTTGGTCCGGCGCTTCGTTCCCATCACCAAGAGGGCGCGGGGCGACCGCTTCTTCATAAAAAGGCGCGGCATCTGGGCCGCCACCCCGCTCTTCCTGACCCTGGTCGTGGTGGAATCAAGCGACGTGATCTTCGCGGTGGACTCCATTCCGGCGGTGCTCGCGGTCACCCACGACCCCTTCATCGTGTACAGCTCCAACATCTTCGCCATCATGGGGCTGCGCTCGCTCTACTATCTGCTGGCCCACGTCATGGAGATGTTCACCCATCTCAAACTGGGAGTGTCGGTCATCCTCGCCTTCGTCGGCGCGAAGATGCTCCTTTCCAACGTGGTGGAGATCCCGCTCGTGCTCTCCCTCGGCGTCATCATCGGCGCCCTCACCATCTCCATCCTGACGTCGGTGCTCCTGACCAAAAAGCAGCACAGGTAA